CTCATAGATCAGATTCTTTGTTCTTTCTCGTCGATAAACTCTCTGGCTGGATTGCCCCTTCCTCAGCGGAGTCATGCACGCTTCAGGTAGCTCAGGTTTCACTGGACGAAACACTATCGATAGATCTTCAATAGCAAATTCTTCCTGAAGTTCCTCTTGGGCTGAGCTTAAAATGGGTTCCTTCAGGACTTGCTTTGGAGAATTTGAAATCAGTACCTTCGAATGTTCTCCAAGCACTCCCGCTGTTCTTCCAACTTTGATTCCGAACTCACGACTTGCTGAGCCTTGAGTTTCTCACCCTCATCAGCATATTCCACTTTCTCTTTACTCGTACAAACATTTTCAACGGCCTCTTCAACTTCACTTTCGACAGGGTGAGGGTACTGGATGGTCACCTCCTGCCAATTGGGGAATTCAGAGGTAAAGTGTCCAAATCCATGAAATTCACACTTTGTGTCTCGGCACCGAACAAGGGGTTGTGGATCAACCTCTTGCTCCTTCACCTTGGCCGACTTAGCTTGAGACTTGAGCGAGCCCTCAACTTCCTTTCGTGGCTCGTTCCACCTTGAGGCTGACTCTTGGGGTGTGGATCCAGCAATCACCGGCTTCAGGTTGAACACTTCTGGCGTAGTTAGTTGGCCACGTTTCCGCTGCCTTTGGACCTTAACGACTAGGTTTATCACATCCTCCAAGGACACAAAAGGCTGTCGTTTGATCATATCCGCGATCTCGTTGTTTAGACCTCCTAAGAAATGCGCAATAGTCGTCTCTTGAGACTCACGCAGCTCACATCCCAAGGTCAGTAGCTTGAATTCCTTAACATAATCTTCTACGGACATACCACACTGCCTAATACTTTGCAATTGAAGATAAAGCTGTTGCTTGTAGTACTCAGGCACAAATCTTCTATGCATAAGTCTTTTCATTTCCCACCAACTACGAATCTCATTCTCGCCATCTCTCCTTCGTTGTGCTTTTAAACTTTCCCACCAGAGATTCACATAATTGGTGAACTCGAGGGCAGCAAGCTGACACTTCTGGGTTTCGGAGTACTCATAGTATTCGAACACCTTATCAACGCGCTGGACCCACTCGAGGTACTCTTCAGGGGAACTCGTGCCTTTGAATTGCAGAATCTTCAGCTTGAGGTTGTTACCGACGCCCCTTTGCTCCCGTCGTGGAACTggctgctcttcttcttcaagaagTTCATCCTCCCGGTCATGGTTGTTACATtcgtgattcgaatcgtagaatcttacgattctacgattcaaggggTGGCTGGCGATTCTGATTCCATGGCATGAATCGGGAAGGTAGAATTGTGgctgaatcgcgattcgaatcgcagaATTGTAAAATCGGACCGATTCTAGTTTCAACCCAAAGTTGTatgctccctctctctccctcctcatCTCTCTCATTGTGCGACAATATTGCTTATTggttctcttattttatgaaaagtttgaaGCTTGTCTTCTGGCTATAAGTGATagggacttgtaaagtttttCGAACTACTTTGAATTGGGTTCTAACCGATTTCTAATTGCCATCTGGTTTGAGATGACTTaggctgaaatttttttcgacTTTTTTAGGTGCAGAGAAAGATGACTCCAAGATTTTGACGAACGAAGTAGgaaataacaaaatttatcGTTTGATATTTGCTTATACTATTTCTAACATGAGATTTGGTATATATCTGTATatgttgtttttttaattacaggtagaatcttacgattcacgatttgattttacgattcacgattccacaaccctcgaccgattctaggtagaatcgcgattctgacaatcTTGCTTCCGgtcagcttcatcttccactTGAACATTCCATCTGGGAACTCGATGTGCTCGTGGTAGAACAGCACGCGCCAAGGCCATTCGCTCAACAACTTGGGTCAGTTTATCGAGCTGCGCAGAAAGTTCGTCTTGCCCCTACTGGAACCCAAGGAACTGGGCTTGGTCGAGTGTGAGTCCCCTCGGAACCTcatggacgttttcctcatccattgtgttTCTCAGAATGATTCCTCACTAAACACTCGTGTGTACACTCCCTCATGTGTTTCAATCGGCCAACAATAACAGAACcttcgctctgataccaaatgatgggctcacgaaccagaactgggtaagaaagtagggtggagggtagaaccaacaaaactcactcgataagatgactcgccacgagtaagaaaagccgggttgattcgccacgctcaagaaTGAACGATAAGAAACGAGGTTTTCACTACTAAACAagggacttgtttagataagaaaagagatGAAACactctaggcaatttcatttaaaaatattcttcAACTGGTGATTTTGAGATCTCAtcctagcatatatatatataggacaAACATCTCTATTAACtatagaataggaaactgacataTATTCTCCtataaatttctttcttaaaatataataaagaaataatctgaaataggaaacatAAGACTTCTGACTCAAGCTAacataggaaataatatttaattaagagaaactatattatagcaatataagaaatttaatatctaattaagttAAATTCTAGTGCCAGAGTCTTCTAGAATGTGTGTCTAGTCCAAAAAATTCGAATACATGTTGGGCTGCAATCTGAACCACATCATCTCCATTTTGTTAGTATTTTGGGGCACAGGCTCATCTGACCCATGGTGCTTCTTCGAGACTTCATAATCCAGACTGGTACATGGACTCAGGGGCAACACACAATGTCACATCCGACCTGTCCAACCTCAATCTTCATGATGATAACTTAAACTCAGATTGCAACTTCGTGGGTGATGGTAAATCACTTCCGATTCTTGCTTTTGGTTCCTCCACCTTTAAACTCTCTCGGCGTCCTTTACACTTGAATCACATTCTTTATGCTCCAcatatttccaaaaatctTATTTCTATATCTAAATTCACCAAAGACAATACTTGTTTCTTTGAGCTTCACATTGATTGTTTCATTATGAAGGATCGTCATACGTGCCAGGAGCTTATGCATGGGCCAGCTAAAGATGGACTATACTGTTTCCACTCGAGAGGCAGGCACATCGACTGTCTTCAGGCTCATCTCTCTGTGTCCGAGTCCAGTCTCTTAGGGCATCAACGCCTTGGTCACTCATCTTTTCCTATTGTTCGTCGTGCATTAAGTACTTCATGTTCTCTTAATAATGATCACGTTGGTCATATTTGTTCAGCTTGTcaagaaggaaaaataataaataactatTTTCCACCTACATTTCACAAAAGCACCTCTCCTTGTGAGCTTGTTCATACCGACATCTAGGGTCCTACACCAATCACTTCTCATAATGGTCATCATTATTTATTCACTTTCTTGATGATTATAGTAAATACTCATGGTTTTATGTTATCAAATCTCGATCTGTTGTACTTAGTGTTTTTCAAGCATTTCATCTTCAAATTGAGAATCTCCATGGACGTCGAATCAAGTATTTTCAATCAGATGGTGtaaaagagtttctctctgCAGATTTCTAATTTGAACTACAGAACTATGGTATCTTCCATCGTATCTTATGCCCTCATGATTCTCAACAAAACGGCTTTGCTGAATACAAACACCGTCATATCGTTGACATGGGCTCACATTACTTTCTCACTCTTCCATTCCATTGAAATTTTGGGATTTTGCCTTTGAAACAATAGTGTACCTTATTAACAGGTTACCTACAAAATCCTTTGGTTTCAAATCTCCTTATGAGGTACTTCATGGTAGTCCACTTGATTACCCTAACTTACAGGTGTTTGGATGTCTCCAATATCCATAATTACGACCTTACACAAGCCATAATTTAGAACCTCGGTCTCAATCCTATGTCTTCCTTGGATATCCTTACCATTATCAGGGATATCGGTGTCTGAATCCTTCTACTGATCGCATTTTGCTATCCTTTCAATTTGTTTTCGATAAGCGTTCCTTCCCTTTCATGACAGGACGCCTATCTCAGTGGATGCTAGTCGGTCCTCTTCTGGCCCCACGCTTGCTACTGGTATGTCTATTCCCTCTTCTTCAAATATCACCCCCACTTATATTCCTATTCCCTCGTTTGTTTCTATGCTATTTCATGAGTCTGGTGGTCCTGCCACCTTACCTATTGAGTTTTTAGAATTTGGGAAATTAGGGCATTGATCAAAAACTTGAGATTATGCATGAAACAAAAGTTATCCACATATTCTCAGTTACACGTATTTTGatgattattattcatttagaATTGATGAGTAAAACTCATTGAATATTCAATCCTCTTATACTAGTATACATGTTAAATACTTGGAGAGGAACTAGCCAATAAGATGAGAATATAAAATAGTACTCTCACTGAACAAAATAGTGCGACCCATTGTTCAACTCGGTATGACCCTATTTAGTGCTTTTATTGGTATGGTTTTGTTATGTCTTTTCGTGCAAGCTGTTCACtatacatatgtgtgtgtgtgtatattcgattatatattttgttataaaCACCattaatatattgatattgataCTCAACGCGTGGATATTATTTTTACTCATGTGTTAGTATTGATATCTTACATGCACGTACTCGTTCGCTATGGGCCATTTTGTAGCTCAACTAATTCTAGTCAATAGTGGGTTGAATTAATGTCGACCCAACGATATTAACCTGCGTTTTCCCACCAgccaaataaagaaaaataatcagGTGTATATGATATTTGGGGATCCATCACCTAATAGCTCGAGATGGATTTATATCTATGTGGACTCAATGAAAATGGGACATGGTGTTAGAGTGGATTTTATGCCTAGTGTGAAATCCTACTCTAGGCCAAAGATGTTGCCAAGGATGCCCTTCATATTGGCTCTCCCTTTGcctgattgtggaaaagggaAGCTGACCAACTCGTGGTGAGTTGTAGGGGTCTGCATGgataccgggtatacccggaaccggtcaGAACCTATCCagtagggtagggtccgggtagctcatattgaaaatagggtagggtccgggtatcaaaataaggaaccggtgaaatccggttccggttccggttccagcCTATGGGGTATCCAAAACCGGAATTCGGAACCGGATggtaattacttaaaaaaaaagaagaaaaaggtaaAGTTACCCTCAGTATCAATCGGATCGGTAAGACATGAAGGAAGAAGGTGAAGCTCAGCTTTCGTCTCAGCCTCTTCAACCCTAAATCGACTCTGTACTCCCTCTCCCTGCAGTTCCTCTCCGTCGCTCGCCTTTCGTCTCCAACTCTCCGGCTCCGACTCTCCTTGAATCTCTCTTTACCGGTAAGATTTTGCCTCATCTCTTGTCTCCGAATCTTTCTAGACTCCTCTGCTGAGATCTGACCAGAGACATagctattgatgaaattaGAAGATATGTCGATCAATGGGAAGGGCCGCAACCCAGAAATAAGTAAATGGTTGCACGGGAGAAAGGACCAGATCAAGATTCATGGTTTCTGAGCTTCTGAATTTATTGTCAGGTTTATTTTAATTCTGAATTTTGTTTATTGCTCCGTAATCTTCACAATTTGTTTGTTGCCTTCCATGTTTAATCTTCCATTCTTCTAACTGGAGGTCTCTTTCATTGAATTCCTCAAGACTTTGATTCATTTTCAGATGCTTGAGGAAGCTCCTCACATCAGAAATGGAGTTCAACTTTCAATTGTTCAAGGATACCTGTCAAAGTTTTACAGGTTACTCTCTACGCCTTTGATTATAGGAAGTAATGCTTTCGACAGAATGATCTTGACTTCCATAAAAATATGGACAGGGGATACGGAACATGGGTTGCAAGAAATCCTACCCTCGTGCTGTTTGCATCTCTATCTGCAGTCCTTGTACTTTGTCTAGGTTTGATTCGTTTCAAGGTGGAGACGAGGCCTGAGAAGGTAAGCCATGGTCTCTCTTGGTCCTTGGCTCTTTGTGACTCCTGGCTAGATAGTCTATTTTACTGTTCCCGGTTTTGTTAAGTGCCACCTTCCATTCCAGGCCTCCTCCATGAAGAACTTCCTTAATAATCAGAGAGCCACAAATGTGCCTCTACTCTTGCTAAAGAATCAGCTTCTACCTCCATTCTCAATACAAGAGATAACTCTATTCTAGCATAGCTGTTTCTCAGTCAATTATCCTTTCGGAAAGAGGCATATTCTATTGCCTAGGAATTCAAATAATTCTAGAGGTTTATTGTATGAGAAGTGAGAATTTGTCTCGGCAATGAGAATTTCACAGTATCATGTGACATGAATCATACACGTGGTAGTTTATTTGAGAACAGTGTCTCGGTGATCCGCATCATTGCAGATGCTATTGTGGTTTCTAAATATTGTTTCATACTACTGAACTCTTAATGCATCTTGTGTTTCACTGAGTTGTTGAGGATAGGTATTTAAATGCATACACAACACATGTGAGCAAagtattaaaaaagaagaagaagaccatATAGTGTTGTATGACGACGCGTGTTAAGAGAAAGAAATAACTGGATATATGAGACTAGTATTGCACCGTCTAACAGCTCAAGTAAAGTTCTTGGCTTGTAAATTGGTCCGAATTTGTATAGGCCAATGAAAATTTACAGtaccaaagaaagaaaagattgAGTTCGAAGGATCTAAATTTGTGGAATTTACCACTGAAAAAAATTGTGGAATTTAGCATTTAATTTGCTCATATACTTGGCAGAAGCAGATGAGACTCATGACCTTAGCTTATCCTCTCATCGACCGGGGATGGAAAAGAGAAACTCAATTGTGGTTTAATATTGGAATGCTGTCTGCCCCTTGATTGAATGCGCAAAAGGTCATCATTAATCAACCGAAGAAAAATGAACACAAGGTCAAACATATGGCCACCCTGGAGAATTGCTAGCTGGAAAGTTGGATGAGGATAATTGGAGATCACATACTATTCACCTGCGAGTTTCCGAAAATGTGGGTCCCGAAGAACTAATGGAGACCGAAAGAACTCACATGCGCATATGCAGGCAAGGATGGAGCCTTCACTTGATCTTTAGCCAATGGCCGAGAAAGGTATTTCGTGGTGTGTGTTTGTTGCCACTCCTTCCATAGTGGCGGCCTTTGCTTTCCATCGGATTCTCCAGCTGATCGGCCTCGACTTGGAAATGTCGTCTAAAaactaaatataataatttcacaGGGTTTAAAGGGTCATctaatatctatctatctatatatataaaactgaACACGGTATAATAAATAGTGACGCAATTGTAAATGTATATACTATTAGGATTAAATTactatatgcatataaattattaaatacttaataattttaatatgcaagtacattttttattatgaaaagaaaacaaaagtttattgaaattgatttagaaaaaaattcaatttctaaAAGTtacatatctataaaaaaaatttctccatAATTACATATCTCGACTCGGACAAAGTCGGCGGCTTTTTAATAAGTATTGATCAAGACTCATTCCAGAGACTTCTATGATCACCTCCCCTAATTTGAAGAATAAAAATCGTTGGTTGCTCGAGTCTTTATCGTTGTCAACGCCTGACATAGCCCGATGGCCCTTGTGTTTTGCTATTCACAATGGTGTTTGTACTGAGAGTTCCTCGGTCTGGAAAGGCTCGGAGTCATTTGGCTATAAATATGTGATGTTTGTTGGGTGACATGTTTGGTcgttattaaattttcattgaatttatactgattttaatatttcttctTTATTCTAAAGGATTTGTATTTTTTCGTTACAAGAGGCTTGTGAATgtagtataaaaaaatataattaatcctAATAGCTATTAATAATGAAATTCAAATAGTCCCACTGAAtgtcaaatttaaaatttttaattatcagACGAGAACGTGCAATTATTGCATTATACACTCTTTTCAGAACTCACCCACCGCCACCACCCAAAACCATGTGGCTCCGTACGTCCTTGCATGCAAGTATCATAACTAGACACGTCACAAGACtccgcttttttttttttctccttttaataATTAGACACACAAGATTGAATCagatattttgcaaatcaGAGCTTCTTCGATAACACAGTGTCACCGTGACTCCCCGTTTCACGCGTCAGAAATCATAAATGTGGAAAGAAAGCTGGGTAGACATGCATGGGAGAAAATTCATTGAGcatcatttatttattgtggATAAATAACATTCAATTAGAATGCGTAAAAGCGAGCATATGTGATATCACGGTAgattgatttttcatttttttagtcTGAATTCAGGTATTTGGAAGCCCAATTGAGGtccgactaattcaatcgaGCCGAATCGACCTACTAAGGAGTAAAGATCTTctagtatgaatttttttcatccaCAATACTCGAACTTAAGACCTTACTTAAAGGGAATAAGTGTCAAACTGTTTGAACCGATTCACACTGGTATCGATTTTTCGtttttaatattcttattGAGTGTT
The sequence above is drawn from the Punica granatum isolate Tunisia-2019 chromosome 5, ASM765513v2, whole genome shotgun sequence genome and encodes:
- the LOC116208804 gene encoding uncharacterized protein LOC116208804; this translates as MLEEAPHIRNGVQLSIVQGYLSKFYRGYGTWVARNPTLVLFASLSAVLVLCLGLIRFKVETRPEKASSMKNFLNNQRATNVPLLLLKNQLLPPFSIQEITLF